TGGATTTGCCGATCAGTTTGGTGGACCAAAAGGGAAAAAGTTCAAATACTCCAATTTCTATCAGTTACTCGCTTCCAATGCAGAACTCTCCTGCACCGAACAAAGCCAAAAACTGGAGCATGAATTTAAGTCCTGGAAAGGTGACCTGGAACAAATTGATGATGTTTGTGTACTCGGAATGAGAATATAATCATCTGATTTTCAATATGTAAAAATTATTTTGCTCTTCGCTGTAACAAGTGACTCACTTGTTCGTCCTACCTTTAACGTTGCAAAATGACTACTTCGGAATACAATAAAAGTGTAGATCAGTTTTCGGACAATCTCTATCGCTTCGCCCTCAAGAATCTGAGAGATGATGATAAGGCGAAAGATATTGTTCAGGAAACGTTTATGCGCTTGTGGACGAAAGTAGAAGATGTTTCTTTTGAAAAGGTAAAGTCCTATCTCTTCACAAGCTGTTACCATGCGATCGTGGATTTAAGTCGCCGCGAAAAAAAGCAAGGTGAATACAATGAGACCACCGTTAGGAGAATGGGTCACAATGAACAGTATTCCGATCTAAAAGAAATATTAAATGAAGCCTTAACCCGATTACCGGAAATTCAGCGTTCGGTAATTATGCTTCGCGATTATGAAGGATACAGTTATGAGGAGATTGGTGAGATTACCGGATTAAATGAATCGCAGGTAAAAGTTTACATCTTCAGAGCAAGAAAATTTTTAAAGGATTACATCGGATCCATGGAAAGTGTGATATAAATGGAAATCAACAGAAACAATTACGAAGCTTGGTTCCTCGATTATATAGAGGGAAATCTTTCTACGGAAAGAGAAGCAATGCTTTTGTTGTTTCTGGAGCATAATCCGGATTTAAAACAGGAACTCGAAGGCTTTGAAATGATTTCACTGAGCGATGATCAACCTTCATTTGAATTAAAAGATACCCTGAAAAAAACCGATGAAAAAACACTGGAACGTTTTGAATCTTTAAGCATCGGCTCCCTTGAAAATATAAATTCGGCTGAAGAAAGCGATGAGTTAAACCGCATGCTCAAAGAAATGCCGGCACTGGAAAAGGAACTTCTTCAATTTTATAAAACAAAAATCCAGGCTGAATCAGTTTCTCTTGATGAAAAAGAATTGTATTTAAAAAATACATCCTTATTTCAATCCGCCGCTTCCAATCGCGATTTATTAATTATTGGTTTTCTCGAGGGGTGGTTTACAGAATCGGAAAACAAAAAAATTGAAAAACACTGTAAAGAAAACACTGAGCTCGGTGCATTACTTAGT
This Flavobacteriales bacterium DNA region includes the following protein-coding sequences:
- a CDS encoding RNA polymerase sigma factor; its protein translation is MTTSEYNKSVDQFSDNLYRFALKNLRDDDKAKDIVQETFMRLWTKVEDVSFEKVKSYLFTSCYHAIVDLSRREKKQGEYNETTVRRMGHNEQYSDLKEILNEALTRLPEIQRSVIMLRDYEGYSYEEIGEITGLNESQVKVYIFRARKFLKDYIGSMESVI